The Mauremys mutica isolate MM-2020 ecotype Southern chromosome 1, ASM2049712v1, whole genome shotgun sequence genome has a segment encoding these proteins:
- the LOC123362119 gene encoding olfactory receptor 52E4-like produces the protein MPDSNTTDFTNPSIFILLGIPGLEVAHVWISIPFCTMYAIAILGNFTILFIVKTEPSLHGPMYYFLCMLAITDLVLCTCTIPKMLSIFWFNSREIDFSACLTQMFFIHCFFAMESGIFVAMAFDRYVAICDPLRHSTTLRNPVVAKIGLAVTLRGSMIALPCLLLARQWPYCRTNIIPHTCCEHMAVVNLACADIRISSYYGLTVANLVICLDMFFIAVSYTQILRAIFSLPTKDARLKTFGTCGSHLCAILAFYIPGLFSTLTSRFGHHVALHFHVLFANVCLLVPPMLNPIIFGVRTKQIRDRLLRLFTHKGM, from the coding sequence ATGCcagattccaacacaaccgacttcaccaacccctcaatcttcatcctgctgggaattcctggcctggaggtggcccatgtctggatctccatccccttctgcaccatgtacgccatagccatcttggggaacttcaccatcctgtttaTTGTGAAGacggagccgagcctccatggccccatgtactatttcctctgcatgctggccattaCTGACCTCGTGCTGTGCACGTGCACAAttcccaaaatgctgagcatcttctggttcaattccagggagatagATTTCAGTGCCTgtctcacccagatgttcttcattCATTGCTTCTTTGCAATGGAGTCTGGGATCTttgtggccatggcttttgatcgctatgtggccatctgtgatccactgagacattccaccacccTGAGAAACCCCGTGGTGGCCAAAATCGGCCTGGCTGTGACGTTGCGTGGCAGCATGATCGCACTGCCCTGTCTGTTGCTAGCaaggcagtggccatattgcagaaccaacatcatcccccacacaTGCTGCGAGCACATGGCCGTGGTGAATCTGGCCTGTGCTGACATCCgcatcagtagttactatggcctcACTGTGGCAAACTTGGTCATCTGTCTAGATATGTTTTTTATAGCTgtgtcctatacccagatcctcagggccatctttagcctccccacaaaggatgcccggctcaagacttttgggacctgtgGCTCTCACCTCTGTGCCATTTTAGCTTTTTACATCCCAGGTCTCTTCTCCACCCTCACATCTCGGTTTGGCCACCATGTGGCTCTGCATTTCCATGTTCTTTTTGCTAATGTGtgcctcctggtgccccccatgctaaATCCCATCATTttcggggtgaggaccaaacagatccgggacaggctgcttcGGCTTTTTACTCATAAAGGGATGTAA
- the LOC123351498 gene encoding olfactory receptor 51G2-like translates to MSAVNDTKFNSAVFLLTGIPGQKDTYLWISVPFCLMYVISIVGNSVILFIIKTDPSLHEPMYIFLSMLAITDLGLSIATIPTILGIYLFNSREISLDACFAQLFFIHSLSLTESSMLLLMAFDRFVAICYPLRYASILTPPRIAKMGLVFVLRGVVLVFPVPFLLKRFRYCRANVLSHSYCLFQEVMKLACSDITVNSIYGFSVKLLTVGLDSLLIFLSYVMIIKTVLSVASPMERLRALNTCVSHLCALLLFFTPEIGLSVIHRFGNSSSHFLQILLGYLYVLVPPLMNPIVYSVKNKHLRARIIRVFIK, encoded by the coding sequence atgtcagctgtcaatgacaccaaattcaactctgcagtgttccttctcacTGGGATACCTGGACAGAAAGACACATATCTCTGGATCTCTGTCCCCTTCTGCTTAATGTATGTTATTTCaatagtaggaaattcagtcattctgttcattataaaaacagatccgagcctccatgagcccatgtacattttcctttccatgttggccatcACAGACCTTGGCTTATCCATAGCCACCATACCGACTATACTGGGCATATACTTGTTTAACTCTAGGGAGATCAGCCTGGATGCCTGTTttgcccagctgttcttcatccactcaCTTTCATTAACTGAATCCTCCATGCTGTTGCTGATGGCCTTTGACCGTTTTGTTGCGATCTGTTACCCACTAAGATATGCTTCCATATTAACTCCGCCGAGAATAGCCAAAATGGGACTGGTGTTTGTGCTAAGAGGGGTGGTCCTAGTATTCCCAGTCCCCTTTCTCCTGAAACGGTTCCGATACTGTCgagccaatgtcctctcccattcctactgcctgTTCCAGGAGGTCATGAAGCTGGCTTGTTCGGACATCACAGTCAACAGCATCTATGGCTTTTCAGTTAAACTCTTAACGGTTGGGTTGGATTCATTGCTCATCTTCCTCTCTTATGTGATGATCATCAAAACAGTGCTGAGTGTCGCGTCCCCGATGGAGCGCCTCAGAGCCCTGAATACCTgtgtctcccacctctgtgccctcCTGCTCTTCTTCACACCAGAAATTGGCTTGTCTGTGATACACAGATTTGGGAACAGCTCTTCTCACTTCCTTCAGATTCTCCTGGGCTATCTCTACGTGCTGGTCCCACCCCTGATGAACCCAATTGTATACAGTGTGAAAAACAAACACCTTCGTGCGAGAATAATCAGGGTGTTCATCAAATAA